GGGCGGGCGCAGGTCGAGCTCGGCCTGGGCCAGGTAGGCGCCGAACCCCCCGCTGGTGCCCACGGGGTCGAGCAGCATGTGCCGGTCGCCGTCGTGGATGTGCACGGCGATGTCGTGGTCGTGCGCGTGCACGACCGTGCCGATGCCGCCCACGTGGTCGACGTGGCCGTGCGTGCTGAGCAGCGCCACCAGCCGCAGCCCGTGGTGCGCCAGCCGGTCGAGGATCGCCTGCGGATCGGGCGGCGCGTCGATGAGCACGCATTCCCCGCCAGGCCCTGACGGCGCCACGATCCAGGCGTTGGTGTCGGCCAGCCAGAGCGGCATCCCTTCGATCAACATGCGGCGAAAGCTATACGGGTGAGCGGGGGAGCCCTACGAGCAACTCCGAGGCATCGACCTCCAACGCTTTGGCCAGTCGAAGGATGTTGAGCAGGCTGACGTTTCGCCGCCCCCGCTCGATCTGGCCTACGTAGGTCCAGTGCAGCTCGCAGCGGTCCGCTAACGCCTCCTGGCTCAGCCCGAGGACGGCGCGGCGCGCTCGAATGCGCCCCCCGAAGGCGACGAGTTCTGGTCGTCCGGCCTGCGGGGATTCGCCCATTGTGGGCAAGCATCGAAATCGAGTGATGACTATGAGCACCAGAGCCGATAGTATCGGGACCTATCATCTTCGAGTTGGCCAACGTCGCCCGGGTCGGTGAGTGGTGGATCGCCCGGACGCAGTGGAGCGACGTGACGGCCCAGGGCGCGTCTCTGGAGCAGGCCGTGGACCGCCTGCGCGAAGCGGCCCTGCTGCGGCAGGCGCCAGTGCCACGGGAACAAGTGGTCGTCGCCGTCGAAGTCGTCGACCGACCGTTCCCGACGGTCGGTGCCTTGCGGGCATCGGGCGCGGAGGTGCAGCGGGTGTTGGAGCGAGCCGGCTTTGTGCTCCAGGGACGAACGCATCGTCACGTGCTCCTCTACGAGGAGCGCACGGGCGCTCGGGTCGTCGTGCCTCTGGAGGTCGAACTGGCCGAACCCACGCTCACCGACATCTTGCGCCGGGCGGCATTGCGCCGCGACGAACTGCGGGCGTTGCTCTAGAAGTCGAGGGCGCTGAGCTCGGGCACGGCCTGCCGGGCTCGTTCGACGGCCTTGCGCCACCGGTCACGGTCGGGGCGCCGCCCAGGCTCGACCGTCTGGCGGGGCGACCACGCCGCGGCGATGTCGTGCTCGCCCGCCCACACGCCGACGGCCATGCCCGCCAGGTAGGCGGCGCCCAGGGTGGTGGCTTCCAGGACGGGGGAGACCTCGACGGGCCGTTGGGTGGCGTCGGCCAGCGCTTGCAGGAACGTCTGGTTGGCGCTCATGCCGCCGTCGACCCGCAGCGTCTCGATCTTCACGTCGCCGTCCGCTTCGGCCGCCTCCACCAAGTCGGCGCCGCGATGGGCGATGCCTTCGAGCACGGCTCGCACGACCTCGGCCCGGCCCGTGCCTCGGGTGAGGCCGAGCAGGGTGCCGCGGGCGCCGAAGTCCCATGTGGGGGTGCCCAGGCCGAGCAAGGCGGGCACGAACCACACGTCGCCGGTGGTGGCGACCGACGCCGCCACCTCGTCGGACTCGGCCGAGCTGGTCAGCAGGCCCATGTCGTCGCGCAGCCACTCCACGCACGAGCCGGCCGACAGCATCACCGCTTCGATGCCCCAGGTGTCGACGCCGCCCTTGCGCCAGGCCACGATGGGAAAGCAGCCCCCCTCGCCCCGGGCCTCGAAGGCCGGGCGCTCGGGGCCGAGGCACACGTCGAGCATGCCGCCGGTGCCGAACGTCACCTTGGCCAGGCCCGGGAGCACGCAGCCCTGGCCGACGAGCGATGCCTGCTGGTCGCCCGCCATGCCCGCGATGGGCGGGGCGCCGGGGAGGGCGTCGGCCGTGCCCACGATGCCGGTCGAGTCGACGATGGCGGGCAGCACCGCCGCCGGGATGCGCAGGGCGTCGAGGATGTGCTCGGCCCACCCGGAGGCGTCGCTGTTCACCAGCCCGGTGACCGCCGCGTTGCTGGCGTCGATGGCATGCACGGTGCCGCCCGACAGCGTCCACGCCACCCAACTGTCGACGGTGCCGAAGCACAGGTCGCGGGTGCGGTCGGGGTCGGCCATGTCGAGCAGCACGGCCAGCTTGGTGGCTGAGGCGTTGGGGGCCAGGCGGATGCCCTGGCCCTGCAGCATCAGGCACATGCCGACGGTGCGCAGGTCCTGCCAGCCGATGCCGGGGCCGACCGGCTCGCCGGTGCCCCGGTCCCAGACGATGGTGGACGCCCGTTGGTTGGCGATGCCGACGGCCTCCACGGTGCCGCCTGCGTCGGCCATCGCCGCAGAGGCGACGTCGAGCACGGCGGCGGCCATCACTGCGGCGTCGAACTGCACGAAGCCAGGCACGGGCGACTCGGGCAGCACCGGGCGCTGGTGGACGTGCTCGACGGCGCCGTCCGGGCGCACGATGCCAGCCCGCACGCTGCTGGTGCCCACGTCGACCACGAGGATGCTCATGGCCGTGCGCTCCTGCGGCCCGCCACGTAGCCGCCCAGGAGGGCGGTCGACACGCAGATCTGCGCCAGCAACAGCAGGCGGATGATGTAGGTCAACGCCACGCCGTCGCCACCGATCAGGCGGCGGCCCAGGCCGTAGACGAACAGCACGGCGAAGGCCATGCCGCCTGCGGCCGCGGCGTGCATCATCGGGGTGCGGCGCTGGCACTTGCCCGCCAGGTAGCCGCCGACGGCAAAGCCGCTCAGCAGGGCGATCGGCGGCAGCAGCCACAGGTTCGACTCTTGGCCGGGCGGGTCGTCGGACTTCAAGATGCTGACGATGACCACCGGCGGCACGGCGATGGCCAGCGTGAGCAACGCCGCTTCGCCTGCGGAGCGGAGGTCGATGCGCTCGGCTACGGCCACGCCGGTGCCCCCCACGGGGACGGCAGGCCGAGCTTGCCCGGGTTGAGGATGCCGTTGGGGTCGAGGGCCTGCTTCATCGAGACGAGCAGGTCGAAGGCGGGGCCGAGGGCGTCGCGCATGAAGCGGCCCCGGTTGAGCCCGACGCCGTGGTGGTGCGACAGGGCACCGCCGTGCGCCAGGACGGTTGTCGTGACCGCGTCCCACGCCTCCCGGTAGAAGGCGTCCTCCCACCCCTCGCCCTCGCGACGGCCCGCCCACGTGAAGTAGACGCAGGCCCCGTCGAGGTAGGAGTGCGACTGGTGGGCGGAGGCGGCCAGCATGCCGTCGACGCCGCGCAGGGCGGCGAGGGCGGCGTCGTAGATGCCCGGCAGCGCACCCCAGCGGGCGGCGATCTCGGTCGTGTCGACCACGATGCCGTGCTTGATGACCGACTGCAGGGCGGAGGTGTCGTTGCGATGGGCCAGCCACTTCGCAACCACTGCGTCGTCGACCGACTCGGCGCTTCGGCACTCGTCGTCGACCACCGCGAAAGTGGCATCCACGACGGCGGCGTCGCCCTCGTCGAGCACGATCAACAGGTGGGTGTCGAGGTCGTAGCCCCGCTTGGTCTCGATGTCGTCGTAGAGGCGGAGGACCGCAGGCGTGGCGCCCCGGCGCAGGATGCGCCGGCAGGCGTCGAGGCCCGCGGCGAACGACGGGAAGGCCCACGCGCCCCGGCGCTCGGCGGGCGGCTTGGGGTGCACGCGCAAGCGCGCTTCGGTGATGACGCCGAGGGTGCCTTCGCTGCCCACGAACAGCTGGTTGAAGTCGGGGCCGACGGCCGAGCGGGGGGCGGTGCCGCCGGTGCGCACCAGCCGCCCGTCGGCGAGCGCCACTTCGAGCCCCACGACCATGTCTTCGATCTTGCCGTAGCGGGTGGAGTACTGGCCCGCGCCGCGACACGCCAGCCACCCGCCCACGGTGGACAGGGCCATCGACTGGGGCCAGTGCCCCAGCGTCACGTCGTGGTCGGCCTGGAGCTCGTCTTCCAAGACGTCGCCGAAGGTGCCCGGGCGCACGTCGAGCAGCAGCGATTCGTCGTCGACGGCGACGATGCCCGACAGGCCGCAGAGGTCGAGGGCGACCCCGCCGTGGACGGGGACGGACGACCCGCACACGCCGCTGCGTCCGGCGGTGGCGGTGACCGGCACACGGGCCTCGTTGCACAGCGCCAGCAGGGCGGCGACTTCGGCGGCCGATGTGGGGCGGGCAACGACGGCGGGCTGGGCGGGCACCTGACCGGCGACGGCCCACACCATGGTGAGCGGCCACCAGTCGCGCCCGTGCTCGATCGTGTCGTCGTCGGTGTCGATGGGGCACACGCCTTGCAGGCGGGCGAGTAGGGCGTCGTCGACCTCGACGCGTTGCGCGGCCAGTCGGACCTCGCGCCCCACCAGGTCGATCGGCGGCGTGGGCGCCCCCCGGCGCGTCTCCATGGCCATGGCCGCAGAGCCTGTCACACGGCGGGTCGGTAGGGTCAGGCCGTGCAACGCGGGGAAGTGCCGAAGGCGAGTCGCACGCGCATCCGGCTCGTCCGATGGGCCTTGGTGGTGGTGGGGCTGGCGCTCAACCTCGGCCTGTCGTTCGGCACCGACCTGTACCGAGGCGACGAAGCCACCCGCGCCGACAAGGCGGCCGCTACTCGGGCGTTGGTGTCGGCGGCCGACCTCGGCGAGGGCTGGGTGACGGAGTCCGGCGAGGATGCAGGCGTCACCGTCGGCCTCACCGAGGGCGAAGCGGAATGCCTCGGGGTCGACTTCGCGGAGCCGGAATTCGAGCGGGGTTCGAGCTTCTTCAGCAAGGGCGACATGACGCTGGCGGCGTGGGTGGCGGTGTGGCCCGACGAGGTCGCCGCCGCGGCAGTTCGCGACGCCATGGCGCGCCCCGACTATCCGCCGTGCCTGGTGGCTCAATTGCAGAGCGAACAGGACGAGGAGAGTTCGGACCGCGCTCGCGTCAGCATGCTTGCCAGCCCCGCATCGCCCGACCCGACAGTCCAGCGCTTCTCCGTCGACTACCGGTGGCCCGACGGGTCGACGCAGACGTCCGAGACGTACCAGGCGTTCAAGGGCCGTTTCCAAGTGGTGGTGCTCGCCTGGGCTCCCGGCGACGTGGACCAGGCGCCGGCCCTCGACCTGGTCAGGAAGATGCTGGCGCGGCTGGGCTGACAGCTTCGGCGGCCGCCGAACGCTCTCGCTCGACCAGTTCAAGGAACGCGGCCACTTCCCGCTCGACGTCGGAAGCCGACCAGCCCGCCTCCGACGCCACCACCCCGGCCACGTCGGCCGCCGCCGCTGCCGTGGCTTCGCGGTCGAGCAGCAGTGCCCGGGTGCGGCGCGACAGCACGTCGGCCAGCGTGTGGGCCATCTCGTAGCGCACGGCGTAGACGGCTTCGGCCCGCAGGTAGGGGAGCCCCGGCACCAGCGGCTCGCCCAACGCCGGGTCGGCCGCCACCATGGCCAGCACCGTGCGGGCTTCGCCGCCGTAACGGCGCACCAGGTGTTCCAAGCGTTCGGCGTCGACGCCCAATCGGGCTGCAGCCTCCGGCGCGGTCAGCCGGTCGGTGCCCTCGGCCCCCAGCAACGGCAGGCGTTTGGTGGGCGAGCGCCGGGCGCCCCGCCCCACCACGCGCACGACTTCGTCGACGGTGTCGGCGGCCATCTTGCGGTAGGTCGTCAGCTTGCCGCCCGTCACCGACACGACGCCGCTGGGCGAGGCCGACACGTTGTGGCGGCGCGACAGGTCGGCGGTGCGTTCGGTGACCGCCGACTTCACCAACGGGCGCAGCCCGGCCCACGTGCTCAGCACGTCGTCTTCGCTCAAAGGCTCGGACGAGAAGGTGTTGAAGGCGTCGAGCAGGTAGCGCACGTCGTCGGCCGTGCAGACGGGGTGGTCGAGCGGCCCGTCGTAGTCGGTGTCGGTGGTGCCCAGGTAGACCCGGTCGCCCCACGGCACCACGAAGATCGAGCGTCGGTCGGCCACCACGGGGATCACCGCGGCGATGTCGCAGCGCACCTTCGACCACGGCACGGTGATGTGCACGCCCTTGGCGGGCCGCAGTGAATCGGGGTGCACGCCGGTGTCGAGGGCCCGCACGTCGTCGGCCCACACGCCCGCGGCGTTGACCACGCACGAGGCCCGCACCTCGGTGCCGTCGGCCAGCACGGCGCCCCGCACCCGGCCGTCGTCGTCCTTGAGGAACGACGCCACCGCTGCGTAGTTGACCGCCACCGCCCCGTGCTCGACCACCGCGGTGCGCAGGATCGTGAGGGTGAGGCGGGCGTCGTCGGCCTGGGCGTCGTAGTAGAGGAAGCCTGCCACCAGGTACTCGCGCTTGAGCACCGGCAGGTGCGACATGGCCTCGTCGACCGAGACCCGCTTGTGGCGCTTGCCGATGCGCAGCCCGCCGGTGATGTCGTAGAGCCACAACGCGGTGGAGTACGTCTTGGCCACCGTCTTCTTCACGATGCCGTCACGCCAGAACAGCGGGATCAGGAACGGCAGCGGCCGCACCAGGTGTGGCGCGTTCTCCAGCAGTCGCTGGCGCTCGGCCAGATTCTCGTAGACCAGGGCGAACTCGCGCTGTTGCAAATAACGCAGGCCCCCGTGCACCAGCTTGGACGACTTCGACGACGTGCCCGAGGCGAAGTCGTCGCGCTCGACCAACGCCACCCGCAGCCCGCGCGCGGCGGCGTCGAGCGCCACCCCCGCCCCCGTGATCCCGCCGCCGACCACGAGCACGTCGAACTCCTCGTCGCGGAGCCGTGCCAGTCCGGCAGACCGGTTCACGGCTCGGTGCTCAACTGGGAGAACGGCGTGCGGAAACCGTCCCGCAACAGCCGTCCCGTGGAACGGCCCTGTCGGAAGAACACATAGGCGCCGAGCACCAAGTACAAGATCCCCACCCCCACTCGCTCGGCAGCATGCCACTGTTCGGGCACGATCGCTCCCAGGAGGAACTGGGCCCAGAAGAGCGAGAACAGGGTCATCGCCTCCTTGGTCGACATCTCCAGGTTCATGAGGATGGCCACGGCGAACACCGACTGCGCGGCGGTGAGGAACAGCTCCTCGCGCTGGGCCGACACGATCGGCAGCCCGTTGGTGGACGACGAGGCGATGGCGAAGGCCACCGGCAAGGTGCCGACCAAGAGGGTCCACTGGTTCACCTTCGACGACACCAAGGTGCCGAGCCCGGCCGAGGTGTTGAGGCGCCAGGCGTACAAGCCCGCCACCAACAACTCGGGCGCCTCGGAAGCCAGCGGCGCCACCCACTGCAGCAACAGGAACTCGCTGATGTCGAACTCCTGGCCGGTGGCCACCAGCGCCTCGGCGAAGTGCTCGGCCACCATGAAGATGACGAAGGCGGCGAAGGCGAACAGGGCCAGCACCGACGTGCGTCGTGGCGCCGTAGGGAACCCGCCGATCCATCGCGCCGGCCCCACCAGGTGCGGCTCCTCGGCGGGCGCCCGGGAGATGCGCCAGGTGTAGGCGGCGAAGATGGCCACCAGCACGGCGGTGTCGACCAGGGTGATCGAGCTCTTCAGCGGCAGGGTCAGCGAGTAGGCGGTGGCCAGCGAGAGGAAGGCCAACTCCACCGAGTGCGACCGCTCCAATTGGATGCCCCGCATGCGTGTGCCCCGGCGGCGGTAGCCCAGCCAGGCCACGAACACCACCATCGTCCACCCCAGGCCGATGAGCAGCCGGTTGGCGCCCGTCATGTTGGCCAACGCCAACGAGCACGACGACTCGACCCCGGCGGCTGTGTCGGCCGCCGACTGGCAGGCCCGGCCGAACTCCTCGAAGGCGTTGCCGCCCTTCAAGGCCAAGGCGAAGTCGACGGCGTACTCGGGCAACACGGCAATGAAGGCCAGCACGGCGATGGCCAACCCGGCCGAGATGTCGAGTTGGGCCACCTCGGCCCCCCACGACAAGAGGAAGGCGGCGCCGATGATGGCCACGCCGAACACCAAGGCCTCGACCGGGTGGGAGAGGTGGGCGTCGCCGAAGCGCACCCACAACCCGGGCAGCGTGGCCAGGATCGCCAGCACCAGCTCGAGCTTCTGGCGGCCGGGGTGCTCGACGTGGAGGTCGTCTGCGGTCGTGGTCACGGCGGGGAATCCTACGCAGGGGGTGCGACAACGAAACCTGGAGGCCCCAGTAATCAACAACCATTGTTGATTACCAATGGTTGTGTGTTAGTGTCACCGCCGCTGTGAAGACCCCCGCAGAGCTGACGGAGCTCTTCCGAGTGCACGGCCTCAAGGTGACGCCGCAGCGGCAGTGCATCTTTCGCTTGCTGCACGGCAACGAGGCCCACCCCACCGCCGAGTCGGTGTACGCCGCCGCCCGGGCGGAGATGCCGACCATCTCGCTCAAGACCGTCTACCAGACGCTCAACGACCTGGCCGAGATGGGCGAGCTGCAGGTCCTCGACCTGGGGACCGGCTCCGGACGTTTCGACCCCAACGTGGGCGCGCATCACCACCTGGTGTGTGAGCGTTGCGGCAAGGTGCGCGACGTCAACGTCGAGTTCCCGGCCGTCAAGGTGCCACGGGGCAAGGAGCAGGGGTTCCGCATCCGGGAGGCCGAGGTCGTCTTCCGCGGCGTGTGCGACGAGTGCCAGTCCGAGACCAACGAGAGCAACAACAAGGAGAGGAAGGCGCATGCCTGACCTGAAGGGCAGCAAGACCGAAGAGAACTTGAAGGAAGCGTTCGCAGGCGAGTCGCAGGCCAACCGGCGGTACCTGTACTTCGCCCAGAAGGCCGACGTGGAGGGCTACCCCGACGTGGCCGCCTTGTTCCGGTCGGTGGCCGAGGGCGAGACGGGCCATGCCTTCGGGCACTTCGACTACCTGGCCGAGGTGGGCGACCCGGTGACCGGCGTGGCCGTCGGCGCCACCGAGGACAACCTCAAGTCGGCCATCGAGGGCGAGACCTACGAGTACACCGAGATGTACCCGGGCTTCGCCCGCACCGCCCGCGAAGAGGGCTTCGACCAGGTGGCCGAGTGGTTCGAGACCCTCGCCCGGGCCGAGAAGTCGCACGCAGGCCGGTTCACCCAGGGCCTCGAGTCCGTCAGCTGAGCCGTTCTTTCGAGTACATGGCGTACGGATTCCGTACGCCATGTACTCGGGACACGACATGACGACAACGTACGACCCCAAGCACCCCGCCTACTACGACGAGCCGGACCTCCGCCACGAGCTGGAGCGGGTCTACGACCTGTGCCACGGCTGTCGCCTCTGCTTCAACCTGTGCCCGTCGTTCCCCACCATGTTCGACGCCATCGACCGCCGCGACGGCGACGTGCCGGCTATGACCAAGGCCGAGCAGGACCAGGTGGTCGACGAGTGCTACCAGTGCAAGATCTGTTACGTGAAGTGCCCCTACATCCCCCCGCACGAGTGGGCACTCGACTTCCCCCGCCTCATGCTCCGGGCCCAAGCAGTGCGCCGTGAGCAGAGCGGGCTCGACCTGACCGACCAGTTCCTCGGCCGCACCGACATGCTGGGCAAGCTGTCGACGGTGGCCGCACCGGTGGTCAACAAGGTCACAGGCACCCCCAACTCACTGCCCCGCCGGGCCATGGAGAAGACGTTCGGCATCGCCGCCGACCGCCTGCTGCCGCCGTACGCCAAGCAGCGCTTCTCCACCTGGTTCAAGAAGCGCAACAAGCCCTTCCTGCGCAAGCGCCAGCGGACCGTGGCCCTGTTCCCCACCTGCCTCGTCGAGTACCAGAACCCCGACGTCGGCAAGGACATGGTCAAGGTCTACGAGCGCAACGGCGTGGCGTGCGAGATGCCCAAGGGCCAGGTGTGCTGCGGCATGCCGTGGCTCGACGGCGGCGACGTGAAGAACTTCGTCAAGCAGGGCGAGACAAACGTCAAGGTGCTGGCCGAGGCTGTGCGCCAGGGCAAGGACATCGTCGTGCCCCAGCCCACGTGCGCCTACGTGCTGAAGAAGGAGTACCCCGACTACGTGGGCGGCGACGACGCCAAGCTGGTGGCCGAGCACACCTACGACGCCAGCGAGTACCTCTGGACACTGCACAAGGGCGAGGGCACTGAGCTCGACACCGACTTCGCAGGCGAGGTGCCCGAGCAGGTCGCCTACCACGTGGCCTGCCACGTGCAGGCCCAGAGCATGGGGCTCAAGAGCCGCGACCTCATGAAGCTGACCGGCACCAAGATCACCCTCGTCAACAAGTGCTCGGGCATCGACGGCACCTGGGGCTACCGGGCCGAGAACTACGAGCTGGCCCGCAAGGTGGCCCAGCCCCTCAAGGACGCCATCGAGAAGGCGGCCGACGCGGGCGTCGAGGTGGTCACCGGCGACTGCCACCTGGCCAACGGCGCCATCACCCAGGAGACGGGCAAGAAGCCGATGCACCCCCTCCAGTTCGTGGCCCGGGCCTACGGCATCCCGTCCGAGGAGAGCGCACAGTGAAGCTGGCTATCGACGACATCGCCGACCTGCGCGCCTACGAACGCCAGCGCGACGAGTACCGCGACCGCATCATCGCCTTGAAGAAGGTGCGCCGGGTCGGCGTCGGCCCCATCGTCACGCTGGTGTTCGAGAACCGGGAGACCGTCCGGTTCCAGGTGCAGGAGATGGCCCGGGCCGAAAAGCTCATCACCGACGAGCAGATCCGCACCGAGCTCGACATCTACAACCCGCTCATCCCCGAGCCCGGCCAACTGTCGGCCACCTTGTTCATCGAGCTCACCTCGAAGCTCGCCATGCTCGACTGGCTGCCCCGCCTGGTGGGCATCGAGCGGTCCCTTGAGCTGCGCCTCGGCGGCGAGGTGGTGCCCAACGTGGTCGACGAAGCCCACGCCCAGCAGCTCACCCGCGAGGAGGTCACCGCCTCGGTCCACTACGTGCGTTTCGAGCTCACGCCTGAGCAGGTGGAGCGCTTCGCTGCCGAACCGGTGGAGCTGGCGGTCAACCACCCCGAGTACCAGCACGCCACCGTCCTGACGCCCGAAACCAGGCAATCCCTGCTCAGCGACCTGCGCGGGAATCTGGACTGAGGTCGCAGGGTTGGGAAAGAATCCGAATACCCCTTCATAACGGCGGGTAGGCAACCGAAGTCGAAGCCTGGCCGTACTCGTTCGAGCCTTCGAGGATGTGATTCACCCCATGAACCTTGCCTGGCGGCAGCGCGCAGCCTGCCGGGGCGTCGATCCGGACATCTTTTACCCGGTCTCCGACGAGGAGGCCGAGGCGGCCAAGGCCATCTGTGCCGAGTGCCCTGTCCGCGAGGCGTGCCTGGAGTATGCGCTGGCCAACCGCGAGCGCGATGGGGTGTGGGGCGGCGCCACCGAGCGTGAGCGCCGGCGCATCGTCCGTCAGCGCCGGAAGTCGGCCTGACGCCCCCACTAGCGTCCGGGGGATGGACTTCGAGCTGTCCCCTGAGCTGGCCGAGCTCCAAGCAACCGTCCGGCGCCTGGCGCAGGACAAGGTCAAGCCTCGCGCCCGGGAGATCGACGAGACCGGCGAGTACCCCCAGGACCTCTTCGAGGTCTTCCGCGACGCGGGCCTGCTCGGCCTGTGCATCCCGGCCGAACAGGGTGGCTCGGGCGCAGGCATCCTCGGGCTGACCATCGCCATCGAAGAGGTGGCCAAATACTCCAACACGGCCGCCCTCATGCTGCTGCTCACCCGGCTGCCCACCGGGCCGGTGATGATCGCGGGCTCCGAGGCCCAGAAGCAGCAGTACCTGCCCGGCATCGCCGACGGATCGCTGCGAGCGGCGTTCGGGCTGTCCGAGCCGCAGGCGGGGTCCGACGTCATGGGCATGCGCACCCGGGCCGAGCCCGACGGCGAGGGCGGCTGGGTGCTCAACGGCGTGAAGTGCTGGATGAGCGGGGTGGTGCAGGCCGACTGGTACACGGTGTTCGTCCGCACCTCGCCCGAACGGCGCCACGACGCGGTGACCGCCTTCATCGTCGAACGCGGCTGGGAGGGCGTGTCGGTGGGCTCGACCGACCGCAAGATGGGCGTGCGCGGCGTCGACACCGGCGAGCTGCTGCTCGAAGACGTCCGGGTGCCCGCCGAGAACGTCATCGGCGAGGTGGGCGGGTTCCGCCTGGCCATGCTCGGGCTCAACTCCATGCGCCCGATCGTGGCGGCCCGGGGCATCGGGCTGGCCGAAGGCGCCCTCATGTACGCCACCGAGTACGCCGAGCAGCGCTCGATGTTCGGCAAGACCGAGGCCGACTTCCAAGGCGTGCAGTGGGAGATCGCCAAGCTGGCCACCGAGATCGAAGCGGCCCGCCTGCTCACCTACCGGGCCGCGGCGCTGGCCGACGCGGGCAGGTTCACCAAGGAGTGGGTGCCCTACCTGTCGATGAGCAAGTACTACGCCACCGAGTTGGCGGTGCGGGCCAGCGGCATGGCTGTGCAGCTGCTCGGCGCCGCGGGCTACATGAAGGACCACATGACCGAGCTCTACTACCGCGACGCCCGCCAGCTCACCATCGTGGAGGGCACGACGCAGGTGCAGCTCGGGCTCATCGCCAAGGGTGTGCTCGACCGCGATCTCTGGTGGGATTGAGCCGTGAACGTGACGTTGGAGGAGCTCGGGGGCTGGCCTGCGGTGCTGGGGCCGTTGACCCGGGGAGAGGACCTGACCTCGGTGCA
The Acidimicrobiales bacterium DNA segment above includes these coding regions:
- a CDS encoding WhiB family transcriptional regulator, with the translated sequence MNLAWRQRAACRGVDPDIFYPVSDEEAEAAKAICAECPVREACLEYALANRERDGVWGGATERERRRIVRQRRKSA
- a CDS encoding FAD-binding oxidoreductase — protein: MTGSAAMAMETRRGAPTPPIDLVGREVRLAAQRVEVDDALLARLQGVCPIDTDDDTIEHGRDWWPLTMVWAVAGQVPAQPAVVARPTSAAEVAALLALCNEARVPVTATAGRSGVCGSSVPVHGGVALDLCGLSGIVAVDDESLLLDVRPGTFGDVLEDELQADHDVTLGHWPQSMALSTVGGWLACRGAGQYSTRYGKIEDMVVGLEVALADGRLVRTGGTAPRSAVGPDFNQLFVGSEGTLGVITEARLRVHPKPPAERRGAWAFPSFAAGLDACRRILRRGATPAVLRLYDDIETKRGYDLDTHLLIVLDEGDAAVVDATFAVVDDECRSAESVDDAVVAKWLAHRNDTSALQSVIKHGIVVDTTEIAARWGALPGIYDAALAALRGVDGMLAASAHQSHSYLDGACVYFTWAGRREGEGWEDAFYREAWDAVTTTVLAHGGALSHHHGVGLNRGRFMRDALGPAFDLLVSMKQALDPNGILNPGKLGLPSPWGAPAWP
- a CDS encoding rubrerythrin family protein; this translates as MPDLKGSKTEENLKEAFAGESQANRRYLYFAQKADVEGYPDVAALFRSVAEGETGHAFGHFDYLAEVGDPVTGVAVGATEDNLKSAIEGETYEYTEMYPGFARTAREEGFDQVAEWFETLARAEKSHAGRFTQGLESVS
- a CDS encoding FGGY-family carbohydrate kinase, which codes for MSILVVDVGTSSVRAGIVRPDGAVEHVHQRPVLPESPVPGFVQFDAAVMAAAVLDVASAAMADAGGTVEAVGIANQRASTIVWDRGTGEPVGPGIGWQDLRTVGMCLMLQGQGIRLAPNASATKLAVLLDMADPDRTRDLCFGTVDSWVAWTLSGGTVHAIDASNAAVTGLVNSDASGWAEHILDALRIPAAVLPAIVDSTGIVGTADALPGAPPIAGMAGDQQASLVGQGCVLPGLAKVTFGTGGMLDVCLGPERPAFEARGEGGCFPIVAWRKGGVDTWGIEAVMLSAGSCVEWLRDDMGLLTSSAESDEVAASVATTGDVWFVPALLGLGTPTWDFGARGTLLGLTRGTGRAEVVRAVLEGIAHRGADLVEAAEADGDVKIETLRVDGGMSANQTFLQALADATQRPVEVSPVLEATTLGAAYLAGMAVGVWAGEHDIAAAWSPRQTVEPGRRPDRDRWRKAVERARQAVPELSALDF
- a CDS encoding DUF3501 family protein; protein product: MKLAIDDIADLRAYERQRDEYRDRIIALKKVRRVGVGPIVTLVFENRETVRFQVQEMARAEKLITDEQIRTELDIYNPLIPEPGQLSATLFIELTSKLAMLDWLPRLVGIERSLELRLGGEVVPNVVDEAHAQQLTREEVTASVHYVRFELTPEQVERFAAEPVELAVNHPEYQHATVLTPETRQSLLSDLRGNLD
- a CDS encoding glycerol-3-phosphate dehydrogenase/oxidase, with product MNRSAGLARLRDEEFDVLVVGGGITGAGVALDAAARGLRVALVERDDFASGTSSKSSKLVHGGLRYLQQREFALVYENLAERQRLLENAPHLVRPLPFLIPLFWRDGIVKKTVAKTYSTALWLYDITGGLRIGKRHKRVSVDEAMSHLPVLKREYLVAGFLYYDAQADDARLTLTILRTAVVEHGAVAVNYAAVASFLKDDDGRVRGAVLADGTEVRASCVVNAAGVWADDVRALDTGVHPDSLRPAKGVHITVPWSKVRCDIAAVIPVVADRRSIFVVPWGDRVYLGTTDTDYDGPLDHPVCTADDVRYLLDAFNTFSSEPLSEDDVLSTWAGLRPLVKSAVTERTADLSRRHNVSASPSGVVSVTGGKLTTYRKMAADTVDEVVRVVGRGARRSPTKRLPLLGAEGTDRLTAPEAAARLGVDAERLEHLVRRYGGEARTVLAMVAADPALGEPLVPGLPYLRAEAVYAVRYEMAHTLADVLSRRTRALLLDREATAAAAADVAGVVASEAGWSASDVEREVAAFLELVERERSAAAEAVSPAAPASS
- a CDS encoding helix-turn-helix transcriptional regulator gives rise to the protein MGESPQAGRPELVAFGGRIRARRAVLGLSQEALADRCELHWTYVGQIERGRRNVSLLNILRLAKALEVDASELLVGLPRSPV
- a CDS encoding heterodisulfide reductase-related iron-sulfur binding cluster; amino-acid sequence: MTTTYDPKHPAYYDEPDLRHELERVYDLCHGCRLCFNLCPSFPTMFDAIDRRDGDVPAMTKAEQDQVVDECYQCKICYVKCPYIPPHEWALDFPRLMLRAQAVRREQSGLDLTDQFLGRTDMLGKLSTVAAPVVNKVTGTPNSLPRRAMEKTFGIAADRLLPPYAKQRFSTWFKKRNKPFLRKRQRTVALFPTCLVEYQNPDVGKDMVKVYERNGVACEMPKGQVCCGMPWLDGGDVKNFVKQGETNVKVLAEAVRQGKDIVVPQPTCAYVLKKEYPDYVGGDDAKLVAEHTYDASEYLWTLHKGEGTELDTDFAGEVPEQVAYHVACHVQAQSMGLKSRDLMKLTGTKITLVNKCSGIDGTWGYRAENYELARKVAQPLKDAIEKAADAGVEVVTGDCHLANGAITQETGKKPMHPLQFVARAYGIPSEESAQ
- a CDS encoding transcriptional repressor; translated protein: MKTPAELTELFRVHGLKVTPQRQCIFRLLHGNEAHPTAESVYAAARAEMPTISLKTVYQTLNDLAEMGELQVLDLGTGSGRFDPNVGAHHHLVCERCGKVRDVNVEFPAVKVPRGKEQGFRIREAEVVFRGVCDECQSETNESNNKERKAHA
- a CDS encoding type II toxin-antitoxin system HicA family toxin; this translates as MANVARVGEWWIARTQWSDVTAQGASLEQAVDRLREAALLRQAPVPREQVVVAVEVVDRPFPTVGALRASGAEVQRVLERAGFVLQGRTHRHVLLYEERTGARVVVPLEVELAEPTLTDILRRAALRRDELRALL